A region of the Oncorhynchus nerka isolate Pitt River linkage group LG26, Oner_Uvic_2.0, whole genome shotgun sequence genome:
TCACCCTGGCCTTGATAACTTGTTTACACCTTAGCTACCTGTCTGACCAAACGTTGTCACTGATAAAGTTAACTAGCAAACAACAACCAGATGAGACACCAATACACCTATCAGTAAGACCTGGTTTAGAGGAAGATCCAGCAACAAAACAGGCCGGTGAGAGGGAGATAGTGAACCTCCAGAGGGGTAGCTCCCATCCAGCCCCCAGCCACAGATTGCTGTGGGAAGGCTCCCATCCAGCCCCCAGCCACAGATTGCTGTGGGAAGGCTCCCATCCAGCCCCCAGCCACAGATTGCTGTGGGAAGGCCCCCATCCAGCCATCTCAAGTGGTCCCAGAGAGGCAGAGTGTAGTAGGGTGGCCCTGGAGAGCCGCTTTGACTGCGCCCGGGACCGAGTTCTGAGCCAGACAGAGTGTCAGGGGAGAGGGTGCTGCTATGCCCCCCTACCTCAAGGACTCTCTGGAGGACCCCCCTGGTGCTTCTACCCCCCGTCATACAGCGGCTACAGGATGGGGCCCCTCACCCCCACTTCCAGGGGCCAGGCTGCCACCCTTACGAGGCCCACTCCCTCCTACCTACCCCGGGATATCTCTACGCTCCGGTTGGAGATCCTGGATGAGACAGAAGGCCGACTGCACCTCACGGTGAGTCTCTGTGGCTGAAAACCACTCGTATATTTACTGCAGAGATACAGGGTTTGGTTGCCATTGTCTTTCTCTATAACATTGCTTTAAAAGTGTTGCCTCTGAAAAGGGCGTACAGTATTTTCTAAATGTTTTCTCTTTACTTTTTCATGACTTTTATTATAACCAATCGCTCATCACCGAGAATCATTCTCCTCAGACCACATTATTGTGTAAGAGTCATAACACGTTTCTTCTCCTGACAGTTGAAGGATCCGTCGTCCCGGCGATATGAAGTTCCTTTATCCACTGCCCAGTCCAGGGGTAACACTGACACCCAGGACCACCAATATGTCACTGAGTTTCAACCCGACCCTTTTGGGTTCATAGTGCGCCGAAAATCCAACGGCCGTGTTCTGTGAGTATTCATTGTCAGTTGTTCTTTATGTCTAATATGTCTTGCACTGGTTCATTGATCAGATCTTATAAACCTGACATAAAACTGTTGTAACCATGTCATAGGAGTAACACATAAGATCAGTTAGGATTTATAGATCCCAAAGGGTAAATTGGCTTgcagatactactgcactgttggagctagaaacacaagcattttgctacacccgcaataactcctgctaaatatgtgtatgtgaccaatacaatttgatttatatCGCTGTGTTTCTACTTGTAGCAGTCATAAGCATGGCATAAGGTGCCCCTGTCCCTACTTATAGTTGCCATAAGCATGACTTAAGATGCTCTCTGTCCTGACTTACAACTGTCATAATCATGACacctctgtcttctgtctgtcagtgtgaACACCACAGTGGCCCCGCTGCTGTATGCTGACCAGTACCTGCAGCTGTCCACCTCCCTGGCCTCCTCACTGGTGTCTGGGCTGGGGGAACACTACACCCCTCTCAGCCTGGACCTCAATTGGACCTCCCTTACCCTTTGGAACAGGGACATGGCGCCCCACGTGAGTCTAAcgtcattatcattatcattcaTTTGTTTCCTTTTTAAATCATGGTCAGGAGTGGTAAGTCAGATGTGTCTTCTTTGTCCACCATGCAGGGCGATGCCAACCTTTATGGCTCCCATCCCTTCTACATGGTGCAGGAGGGGGATGGACAGGCTCACGGGGTCTTCCTGCTCAACAGTAATGCCATGGGTAAGAAAGCATGTTGCTCCATGTACCATATCCTTAAGCAGAAATGTTTTGTTCTAATAGGAAAGCTTTGGTTTGAGCTAGTAGAGTTTGTAATGTATCATGCTCcttagcagctctggacagaatTTTGTTGTGTTCACATGGCACAGAACTTCAACTGTATCAAGATACAGATTTacatgatggagctgagtttgacCTCCTTCTCTCTGTAGAGGTGGTGCTGCAGCCTAGCCCTGCTCTGACCTGGGTGGCTGTGGGAGGAATCCTGGACCTGTACATCTTCCTGGGCCCTGACCCTCAGAGTGTTGTCAGACagtacctacaggttataggTATGGCTATATATGACCTTTAGCTGTAACTTCCTGTTACTGAATATCCTTTTCTTGTCTCATATCCCAATGTTGCTATGGTGGGTCGGGCCACTGCTGGGTCACAACTAATTCCTTTTGGGTAATAGTTAGGGAAAAGATAGTGGCTGTCTGTGTCCCAATGTCCTAGTAGTCTAAACTTGCTGcctcatctcctttccttcatctCATTTCCTTAATCTCCTTTCACTTATGTGAAAGAACTAGACTGGTGAAAGCAAATACATTTCCCACCATATAGGCACCATCCACCATATAGGCACCATCCACCATATAGGCACCATCCACCATATAGGTATTAGGCACCATCCACCATATAGGTAATATCCACCATCAGGCACCATCCATCATATAGGTCTTATCCACCAAATAGGCACCATCCACCATATAGATATTATCCACCATATAGGCACCATCCACCATATAGGCACCGTCCATCATATAGGCACCATCCACCATATAGGTATTATCCACCATATAGGCACCATCCACCATATAGGTCTTATCCACCATATAGGCACCATCCACCATATAGGTCTTATCCACCATAATATGGTGTGGCTTGTTTGGTGTCTGCTGTGAAGTAATACCACAACAAGTCAACTACTTGATTGATGAAAGCATGTCATCCAGCAAAGGCAGCAGCGTGGTCATCAACTACATGCACCATTTCTTCAACTACATGCACCATTTCTTCAACTACATGCACCATTTCATCAACTACATGCACCATTTCTTCAACTACATGCACCATTTCTTCAACTACATGCACCATTTCATCAACTACATGCACCATTTCTTCACCAACTACGGAGTGTGGACCTGAATTGTGAAAACTGCAGTGGCCGAAACAAGAACAAGTTTGTGTTCTGGTAGTGTGCCTGGTGGACCATACACAAGCTCCACCACAGTCTGGACCTTCACTTCCTGATTACAGGCCACACCAAGTTTGCCCGCGACTTGTGCTTCAGCCTCATCAAGCAGCGCCCTCAGAAAGACCAGAGTGAACACGTCGTCTGAGATTGCTGGTgttgtgaaggacagcactgtgacaggagtcaacatcccacagctggttggactggaggatggtacggtgctggtggaaagctatggCTGGTAACAACACCTGACTCCGTACTTCAGGTCGCTGCCACAGTTCAAGCGGTACCAGCACTTCAGGTGAATATCATTTTCATTGCATTGTATGAGGTTATTCTTCTTATCTAAACTTGGGAGGTGAATTGATGTCTTCTATATTTTTGGGGttatttcctgttttacagcttcAATGCTCTGGAGTCTGGTGTTGTTGTCGCCAAGGAGCATTCAGATTCTGCTGCTGCGCAATgctgacatccttcctcccatggatggtctgcctgtacaagcaccacctggacaCAGCTAGACAAACATATGTTTTTGAGAAGATCAGGGATTTTTGCTGGCGAAGTGGCTATGGACATcacatgccctgcaccaaagtcaaggacagaaacaggctctccaaataaatatagattcccttgttcatgTGTGGTTCAGACAGACCATCAGCACTATCAGTGCCTCTATTCAAATGACTCTCTCCTGCTACTATTATAATTTATTtatcctgctgctcagccactttacccctgattgtatGTGTATAACTTcctcatctatcactgatatTGTTATTGATATTGTTCTTGTACATACTGTGTATgttctgatattgctactatgcaggTAACCATTTGGCTGTGCCGTTTACACCTTCtatagagacccatccacttggcAAGATGTGGCTGGGGTTTGTAgtatttctttcacatgacccatcaattaaGTGTGTCTGGGTAGGAGTCAATCaatatttaaaaatattttttatctggacactttctgtttaccTGGAATTTTCATTATTGTAGACTACTACTTTTACCACTTTAAATCTGAATCtttccttaaagagatgggtggggctaaggcttaagagggtgtgaacaatgctgaatgggtgtaaacaaagagctctccagtaggaaCCAAATGATAGGTATCAtagctccagtaggtaccaaatgATAGGTATCAtagctccagtaggtaccaaaacatagGTATCAtagctccagtaggtaccaaatcaTAGGTATCATAGCTCCAGTAGGTATAAAATCATAGGTATCAtagctccagtaggtaccaaatcaTAGGTATCAtagctccagtaggtaccaaatcaTAGGTATCAtagctccagtaggtaccaaatcaTAGGTATCAtagctccagtaggtaccaaatcaTAGGTATCAtagctccagtaggtaccaaatcaTAGGTATCAtagctccagtaggtaccaaatcaTAGGTATCAtagctccagtaggtaccaaatcaTAGGTATCAtagctccagtaggtaccaaaacatagGTATCAtagctccagtaggtaccaaaacatagGTATCATAGCTCCAGTAGGAATAAAATCATAGGTATCAtagctccagtaggtaccaaaacatagGTATCAtagctccagtaggtaccaaaacatagGTATCATAGCTCCAGTAGGTATAAAATCATAGGTATCAtagctccagtaggtaccaaatcaTAGGTATCAtagctccagtaggtaccaaatcaTAGGTATCAtagctccagtaggtaccaaatcaTAGGTATCAtagctccagtaggtaccaaatcaTAGGTATCAtagctccagtaggtaccaaatcaTAGGTATCAtagctccagtaggtaccaaatcaTAGGTATCAtagctccagtaggtaccaaatcaTAGGTATCAtagctccagtaggtaccaaatcaTAGGTATCAtagctccagtaggtaccaaatcaTAGGTATCAtagctccagtaggtaccaaatcaTAGGTATCAtagctccagtaggtaccaaatcaTAGGTATCAtagctccagtaggtaccaaatcaTAGGTATCAtagctccagtaggtaccaaaacattcaaaggccattttctcaaaagtgagttcataagtttatcaactttcaaagcagaatttctttcccattgttcctcaaacatgcagtgtatgatataccatagctgttagtctctacttttattcaatgtaaaaatacatttaaagaaTTCAGATTTTGCTACGTAAGTCCAATTTGAGCAGGTTGGTTTGCTCTCACCTTTTGTGAATCTTCCGTCATAGCTAATGTTTACCCCGTCTGCCTCCCCCAGGGTACCCTATGATGCCTCCTTATTGGTCACTGGGGTTCCACCTGTGTCGCTGGGGTTACCGGTCCACTAACGCAACCCGAGAGGTGGTGCAACGCATGCACAACGCCAACTTCCCCCTGGTAAAGATGCTAGAGAAAACACTTATATTGTACTACATTATCACTTGGGTTGACAACTATTGGGTAATGCTAACGTTGAATGAGCATCAACATTGGATTAGCAGATTAGCATGGAGAAAACTCATTATAGTATTATCATGCTACAATGGGTTTTCTCCATGCTAATGCTAATTGGATGTTTGCGTTCTCAAGTACAGTATTATCATTCCACTGAGGGTTCACAACTCATGGAAAACACTCACTGCATTCTTTATTTCAACTGCTTTTGTTTTTGGTCAGGACGTGCAGTGGAATGACCTGGATTACGCAGACAAGCGTCGGGTGTTCACCTTTGACCCCCAGCGCTTTGTGGACCTGCCAGACATGGTGAAGGAGTTCCATCAGAAGGGCATGAAGTACATTCTCATCCTGGTAAGAGAGAGGCCTCAACCCTCACAACATGTGGGACACATAGGCACACTAATAACTCATATTAGCTTGAAATAGTGGTTCAATGTCATTTTTTATTCTAAATTACAGTCTGCGTTGGGATTAAATTGTTAAAAGTGCAGTATTTGAAGGTACAAGTCAAGGAAACTTTCCTTCTCaatccacaagatggcagcaaaAGCATTACTGTCATTTATTTTAGAGGCATCTTTCCTGTTTGTTCTCTTTCCCAGGACCCTGGAATCAGCAGCACCAGCCCCCCTGGTACTTACCCACCCTTTGATGAGGGTCAGCGGAGAGGGGTCTTCATCAGGAACTCTACAGGACAGACACTCATAGGGAAGGTCAGACCTAAAACTCTCACTTCTCTATCTGGAGACCCACTGTAAACTGGGCTACATATACTGTGAATAGTTTGGAAAGAACATATTTTTTATCTGCTTGATAACATTGTGTATGTCCATTGTGTATTCAAGTAACGTGTCCTCTGAAAAGCCAAGGTTACACTAAACAAAACCCCCTcttgaagctgtgtgtgtgtgtgtgtgtgtgtgtgtgtgtgtgtgtgtgtgtgtgtgtgtgtgtgtgtgtgtggtgtgtgtgttgtgtggaaaGGTATGCATGTTCGGTTCCTCACTCGTCTTCCTCTGTGTCCAGGTGTGGCCTGGTCCGACCGCGTTCCCTGACTTCACCAACCCAGAGACACAGAGCTGGTGGGAGGACTGCATTCGGGAGTTCCACTCCAGAGTCCCACTAGATGGCCTGTGGATTGTGAGTGTGTCTCAGATAGAATGTCTTGTAGAGGGCTGAAATCATCccctattctattctattgtacTGTATATTTGCACTAACAAGCTTGCATCATCCAGGCTGTGTCAATGCTACTCAGCATCCAGCATACTCTTTCTCTtgtccctctgttctcaggataTGAATGAACCAGCCAGTTTTGTGCAGGGCTCTGTGGAGGGGTGTCCTGACAGTGATTTGGATAGCCCCCCCTACGTGCCACGTGAGTGTGCTGCAGCTGAGTAGTTTCCTGTCTATTTCAAATCTATAGAGGAATTGAgtgaattcattcattcatttccaTTCTGTCTCCATACGCTCATACAGCGGTGATTGGAGGACAGCTGAACGCTGGTACACTCTGCATGTCAGCTCAGCAGAACCTGTCCACTCACTACAACCTGCATAACCTCTATGGGCTGACGGAGGCTAGCGCCACCCACAGgtcagacacagcaccacagggaTCAGTGCGTACTTATCCTGAGACTGTTGGCACTTTTACTTCTGCTTGTTTGAATGAAGCTGATTTTATTTAGCTTGTCTACATTACATATTTGTAACTGTAGTTGGAAGATCAGTTATAGCCTTTGACCCTCTCAGTGCCCTGGTGAAGGTCCGGGGGTCGCGACCCTTCGTGCTGTCCCGCTCCTCCTTCCCTGGCATTGGCCGTTTCTCCGGAGTCTGGACGGGAGACGTGAGGAGCGACTGGGAGCAGCTCAGATACTCCATCCCTGGTGAGGGGAAAGACATCCCCAACATTCCCATTTCCGTTCCAAGCCATTCCTATTCTCAACAAGATTCCCAAAGCCATTCACAAGCCCTGTGTGTTTTAGCCATCAGAGTACTAATGGTACCGATGCACCATCCAGACAGTACATGTTGCAGTGTGCTCTTACTCAGCAGTTTGTCTCTATTGTCTTTAGTTGAAAGAGTGCCTAGATAGAGTTAGTCTTTTCAGTGGTAGTTATCCATGGATTTGAATGAGGGGTTTGAATAGAAAAATGCCCAGACTTGTAATGGAACCACCTACTATTTATTTGATACTATGTAGCTAGCAATTACAGAGAGATGCCTCTGACTGCCTGACATCAAAGTTAAATAATGAATACAGTAATAATGAATAAAGGGAATTAATATGTTCGATATCCATCTGTCCTTCCACCCCCCCAGCGGTGCTGCTGTTTGGCCTGTTCGGGGTGCCCCTGGTGGGGGCGGATGTGTGTGGGTTCGGgggggacaccacagaggagctGTGTGTACGCTGGACCCAGCTTGGAGCCTTCTACCCCTTCATGAGGAACCACAACGACAAGCccaatgctgtgtgtgtgggggtgtgggtgtgtgtgtgtgtgggtggttttATGGTCTTTACAGTTAACTCGGTTGGATAGGAATTTACCACAATCTTTTCCTGACCTGCTAATATCTTTTCACTGTCTCTATGTAACCAAGTTACAATGTTTTCCTATTTACCATGGTGGCTGACCTGCTAGTGTCTTTTCACTGTCTCTATGTAACCAAGTTACAATGTTTTCCTATTTACCATGGTGGCTGACCTGCTAGTGTCTTTTCACTGTCTCCATGTAACCAAGTTACAATGTTTTCCTATTTACCATGGTGGCTGACCTGCTAGTGTCTTTTCACTGTCTCTATGTAACCAAGTTACAATGTTTTCCTATTTACCATGGTGGCTGACCTGCTAGTGTCTTTTCACAGTGTCTATGTAACAGTCCATCAGTCCCATGTATTATGAATTGAGGTAACTCTAGCTCTGTGTGTAGCCCCAGGAGCCCTATGTGTTTGGTCAGGAGGCCCAGACAGCCATGCGTAGCGCGGTGATGTTACGTTACTCTCTCCTGCCGTTCCTCTACACACTCTTCTACCACGCACACACCTCCGCAGACACTGTGGCCACGCCTCTCTTCCTCCAGTACGTCCCTCTACTCCTCTTCTTCAGTTGCCATTGTCCaatcttcccttctctctctcttcaacatTTGGATACTATTGTAACACATCTTATTTACTGTGTTGATACTGTGCTCtggccctccctctctgtccatctctcccaggTTCCCCTCGGACCCTAACTGCCAGACGATAGACAGACAGTTCCTGTGGGGGAGTTCTCTGCTCGTCAGCCCAGTGTTAGAGCAGGGGGCAGTGGAGCTGGCTGCCTACCTCCCCCCGGGGACTTGGTACAGTCTGCACAATGTAAACAGCTCCTAGATTCAATACAGTtatacactgagcgtacaaaacattatgaacaccttcctaatattgagttggaccccccccttGCCCTCAGAACAGGCTCAATTTGTTGGGGCACGAACTCTACAAGGTGCCCGAAAGCCTTCAACaatgatgctggcccatgttgactctaatgcttcccacagttgtgtcaagttggctggatgtcctttgggtagtggaccattcttgatacatacgGGAAACTATTGAaagcccagcagcgttgcagttcttgacacaaactggtgcgcctggcacctactaccataccccgttcataggcacttaaatattttgtcttgcccattcaccctctgaatggcacacatacacaatccatgtctcagttgtctcaaggtttaaaaatccttatttcacttctcctccccttcatctacactgattgaagtggatttaacaagtgacaacaagagatcatagctttaacCTGGATCAGTCCATGGCATGGAAAGAGCAAGtgatcctaatgttttgtacactcagtgtatttctaTAGGCCTTTCATAATGTCACTGCAATTAGTTCGCAACTGATTAAAGGGATTCCTAGGAGACCAAGACCATATTTTCTGTCGTCACACAGATTGATAAAATTCCATCTGTGTGAGCCTTTCTTAGGGTATTGTAGGCTTACTTTAGGACCAGGCAAAGATGTGTAATACGGTTGTACTGTGTATACTAGAACCATATTTCAGTGGTCACCTCTTTCATCCCTTCCTCATTAGGGCCAGCCATTCTACAGTAAGGGTCAGTACCTGATCCTCCCAGCCCCTCTGGACACCATCAATGTCCATGTGAGAGAGGGACACATCATCCCACAGCAGGTGTGTGTCCTCTGTACACAATAGAATTTGGTTGTCTGTTGTTTCATTGTGCGACAAAGCTTCATCTTAGGCCCATATTGTGGGTGTTACATACTGACGGTGGAGGAGATGAATGAGCTGCCAAACTCTTATATCATGAAATCAATTAAAGTTATTTGTCATAGAACAAGAGACCCAGAATTCCTTTGTGAAACTATGTGATAAAACCTCAAATGAAATACTCTCTGCGTACTAATCTGACAATGTTGTTTTGAAGCTTGTATGAGTTTGTGTAAAACCTGTTGCCTGTCTTAATCAgtaattatattatatatttcaaTGAAAAATCCCCTCAAACTGAGATACAGGAGCCAGGCCTGACTACCTCAGCTTCTCGCATTAACCCTTTCCTCCTGACGGTGGCGCTGTCTGCTGGGGGCTGGGCCTGGGGTGACCTGTTCTGGGACGACGGGGACAGTCTGGACACCTTCCAGAGAGGAGACTACTCCTATGTTATCTTCATCGCTGGACAGGTAGGAGATGTAGAGGTCACATAGGGTCCTGAGTTTTTCCTGATCACATGACCTGACCAAggaaaactctgggccctagttatagcccACTTCAAGGCTATCCCTGATGCAGTGAAGAAAAGGAAGTAAGCTTTATGTGACATATTTTTGAGTGCGGACCATCAAACCTTTTGTCTGTCCTACTTCAAGGTATTTCATGACATCTGGGTAGGAAAAACGTAGGGCCCTAATTGGAC
Encoded here:
- the gaa gene encoding lysosomal alpha-glucosidase isoform X2 is translated as MGLSSLSALSLSALLTLALITCLHLSYLSDQTLSLIKLTSKQQPDETPIHLSVRPGLEEDPATKQAGEREIVNLQRGSSHPAPSHRLLWEGSHPAPSHRLLWEGSHPAPSHRLLWEGPHPAISSGPREAECSRVALESRFDCARDRVLSQTECQGRGCCYAPLPQGLSGGPPWCFYPPSYSGYRMGPLTPTSRGQAATLTRPTPSYLPRDISTLRLEILDETEGRLHLTLKDPSSRRYEVPLSTAQSRGNTDTQDHQYVTEFQPDPFGFIVRRKSNGRVLVNTTVAPLLYADQYLQLSTSLASSLVSGLGEHYTPLSLDLNWTSLTLWNRDMAPHGDANLYGSHPFYMVQEGDGQAHGVFLLNSNAMEVVLQPSPALTWVAVGGILDLYIFLGPDPQSVVRQYLQVIGYPMMPPYWSLGFHLCRWGYRSTNATREVVQRMHNANFPLDVQWNDLDYADKRRVFTFDPQRFVDLPDMVKEFHQKGMKYILILDPGISSTSPPGTYPPFDEGQRRGVFIRNSTGQTLIGKVWPGPTAFPDFTNPETQSWWEDCIREFHSRVPLDGLWIDMNEPASFVQGSVEGCPDSDLDSPPYVPPVIGGQLNAGTLCMSAQQNLSTHYNLHNLYGLTEASATHSALVKVRGSRPFVLSRSSFPGIGRFSGVWTGDVRSDWEQLRYSIPAVLLFGLFGVPLVGADVCGFGGDTTEELCVRWTQLGAFYPFMRNHNDKPNAPQEPYVFGQEAQTAMRSAVMLRYSLLPFLYTLFYHAHTSADTVATPLFLQFPSDPNCQTIDRQFLWGSSLLVSPVLEQGAVELAAYLPPGTWYSLHNGQPFYSKGQYLILPAPLDTINVHVREGHIIPQQEPGLTTSASRINPFLLTVALSAGGWAWGDLFWDDGDSLDTFQRGDYSYVIFIAGQSQVMSDPLRQNGALDRLVLGGLRVFGVPSPPCYVWANGKKVWDFSYQTDTKVLTVTRLALPMSEVFEVLWTL
- the gaa gene encoding lysosomal alpha-glucosidase isoform X1, whose amino-acid sequence is MGLSSLSALSLSALLTLALITCLHLSYLSDQTLSLIKLTSKQQPDETPIHLSVRPGLEEDPATKQAGEREIVNLQRGSSHPAPSHRLLWEGSHPAPSHRLLWEGSHPAPSHRLLWEGPHPAISSGPREAECSRVALESRFDCARDRVLSQTECQGRGCCYAPLPQGLSGGPPWCFYPPSYSGYRMGPLTPTSRGQAATLTRPTPSYLPRDISTLRLEILDETEGRLHLTLKDPSSRRYEVPLSTAQSRGNTDTQDHQYVTEFQPDPFGFIVRRKSNGRVLVNTTVAPLLYADQYLQLSTSLASSLVSGLGEHYTPLSLDLNWTSLTLWNRDMAPHGDANLYGSHPFYMVQEGDGQAHGVFLLNSNAMEVVLQPSPALTWVAVGGILDLYIFLGPDPQSVVRQYLQVIGYPMMPPYWSLGFHLCRWGYRSTNATREVVQRMHNANFPLDVQWNDLDYADKRRVFTFDPQRFVDLPDMVKEFHQKGMKYILILDPGISSTSPPGTYPPFDEGQRRGVFIRNSTGQTLIGKVWPGPTAFPDFTNPETQSWWEDCIREFHSRVPLDGLWIDMNEPASFVQGSVEGCPDSDLDSPPYVPPVIGGQLNAGTLCMSAQQNLSTHYNLHNLYGLTEASATHSALVKVRGSRPFVLSRSSFPGIGRFSGVWTGDVRSDWEQLRYSIPAVLLFGLFGVPLVGADVCGFGGDTTEELCVRWTQLGAFYPFMRNHNDKPNAPQEPYVFGQEAQTAMRSAVMLRYSLLPFLYTLFYHAHTSADTVATPLFLQFPSDPNCQTIDRQFLWGSSLLVSPVLEQGAVELAAYLPPGTWYSLHNGQPFYSKGQYLILPAPLDTINVHVREGHIIPQQIQEPGLTTSASRINPFLLTVALSAGGWAWGDLFWDDGDSLDTFQRGDYSYVIFIAGQSQVMSDPLRQNGALDRLVLGGLRVFGVPSPPCYVWANGKKVWDFSYQTDTKVLTVTRLALPMSEVFEVLWTL